The following coding sequences lie in one Corynebacterium anserum genomic window:
- a CDS encoding peptide ABC transporter substrate-binding protein, with amino-acid sequence MTLKKTAVTVSAIALALGLAACGGDSGNGGGAGLITAWGLEPQNPLIPANTNETGGGRILDLIYSGLVSYDTKGEVHNEMAKNIEQTSDTKYKVTLKDDITFQDGSPVTSANFVDAWNYAVKNELLASSFFEPIKGYKEGVDSLEGLKILDDKNFTIELDHPESDFTQRLGYSAFFPLHKSAYDDIDAYGDKPIGNGPYKLESWNHNQDATLVPNDEYDGEREVKNDGVKFVFYSSSDAAYADLLSGNLDILDQVPDSAFTKYEDELGGRSVNQPSAVFQSFTIPEKAKHFEGEEGKLRREALSMAVDRDEITKTIFQGTRTPATDFTAPVIPGHSDSLKGADVLKYNSEKAKELWKKADDISEFSGEFTIAYNADGGHQAWVDATANGIKNTLGIEAVGKPYPDFKSLRDDITNRKLNGAFRTGWQADYPSLGNFLVPLYTTNASSNDGDYSNPEFDKLMKEAASASDINKAKSKYNEAQEVLLKDLPAIPLWYSNVTGGWSENVDNVVFTWNSLPAYNEITKK; translated from the coding sequence ATGACCCTCAAGAAAACTGCGGTAACCGTATCCGCAATCGCTCTGGCGCTGGGACTTGCTGCTTGCGGAGGTGATTCCGGCAATGGTGGGGGGGCTGGTCTCATCACTGCGTGGGGCTTAGAGCCACAAAACCCGCTGATCCCTGCGAATACCAATGAAACGGGCGGCGGTAGAATCCTCGACCTTATTTACTCTGGTCTGGTGTCCTATGACACCAAGGGTGAAGTGCACAACGAGATGGCGAAAAACATCGAGCAGACTAGTGATACCAAATATAAGGTGACCCTGAAGGATGACATTACTTTCCAGGATGGCTCCCCGGTTACCTCCGCTAACTTTGTGGATGCATGGAATTACGCAGTAAAGAACGAGTTGCTTGCTTCCTCCTTCTTCGAACCAATCAAGGGCTACAAGGAGGGCGTCGACTCGCTCGAAGGCCTGAAGATTCTGGACGACAAGAACTTCACTATTGAGTTGGATCACCCAGAGTCAGACTTTACCCAGCGTCTGGGGTATTCAGCGTTCTTCCCGCTGCACAAGTCTGCTTACGATGACATCGACGCGTATGGGGATAAGCCAATCGGCAACGGCCCTTACAAGTTGGAATCGTGGAATCACAACCAGGATGCCACCCTGGTTCCTAATGACGAATACGACGGCGAGCGTGAGGTCAAAAATGACGGAGTGAAGTTCGTCTTCTACAGCTCATCAGATGCCGCTTACGCAGACCTACTGTCTGGCAACCTTGACATTTTAGATCAGGTTCCTGACTCTGCGTTTACGAAGTATGAAGATGAACTGGGTGGCCGTTCTGTTAACCAGCCATCCGCTGTATTTCAGTCATTCACCATTCCAGAAAAGGCAAAGCACTTCGAGGGCGAAGAAGGCAAGCTTCGCCGTGAAGCTCTCTCCATGGCAGTCGACCGTGACGAAATCACAAAGACGATCTTCCAAGGCACCCGTACTCCAGCTACTGACTTCACGGCTCCAGTAATTCCGGGTCACTCCGACAGTCTAAAGGGAGCTGATGTCCTGAAGTACAATTCAGAAAAGGCTAAGGAGCTGTGGAAGAAGGCTGATGATATCTCCGAGTTCTCTGGAGAATTTACCATCGCCTACAATGCCGACGGTGGTCACCAGGCATGGGTTGACGCTACTGCCAACGGCATTAAGAACACCCTCGGCATTGAAGCGGTAGGCAAGCCATATCCAGACTTCAAGTCACTGCGTGATGACATCACCAATCGGAAGCTGAACGGCGCATTCCGTACCGGATGGCAGGCCGACTATCCATCGCTGGGCAACTTCTTGGTTCCGCTATACACCACTAACGCCAGCTCAAATGATGGTGATTACAGCAACCCAGAGTTCGACAAGTTGATGAAGGAAGCTGCTAGTGCGTCCGATATCAATAAGGCGAAGTCCAAGTACAACGAGGCACAGGAAGTTCTGCTCAAGGATCTCCCTGCAATTCCTCTGTGGTACTCCAACGTGACCGGTGGCTGGTCCGAGAACGTGGATAACGTTGTATTCACCTGGAATTCCCTCCCTGCCTACAACGAGATCACCAAGAAGTAA